Proteins encoded by one window of Gopherus evgoodei ecotype Sinaloan lineage unplaced genomic scaffold, rGopEvg1_v1.p scaffold_32_arrow_ctg1, whole genome shotgun sequence:
- the LOC115640825 gene encoding uncharacterized protein LOC115640825, with translation MVDDNGSNWDKLLEPILFSLPTKIHATKKISPFRLKFCDDPVFPEDVLENYTISDLNMFVENFCKEYSMNMKSRHDADIALALSNIAKAQEKQQRHYAKRKTSKYGEITFEVEDSVLLLNARQRTRKGGVLESKYRRPHKIMSVEGKRVKLQTISGKQLGTMYSIAHLKPVKEPTLAAESTSEGKTGTETGVGDTEPETPTEEIREVDGTVSHDSKVENIEVTAIEKEEYIGQDVSNNDTSDADDSFDDMLTEEVEDKQWVLKVKLVMTSKHTERLDAKVRNIKLYGSSFHCLKPRSWISDEVIDAFLSCVVEKADGKVQAISSVVSTVILSGRATQAKVKIALMKKKELLIIDFLCDEIRYERTCLSNWR, from the exons ATGGTTGATGACAATGGGAGTAATTGGGATAAATTACTTGaacccattttgttttctttgccaaCTAAAATACATGCAACAAAGAAAATTTCACCTTTCCGACTAAAGTTTTGTGATGACCCAGTGTTTCCAGAAGATGTCTTAGAGAATTACACG ATCTCAGATCTGAATATGTTCGTGGAAAATTTCTGCAAAGAGTACAGCATGAATATGAAATCGAGACATGACGCTGACATTGCGCTGGCCCTAAGTAACATTGCTAAAgcacaagaaaaacaacaaagacattATGCTAAAAGAAAGACTTCTAAATATGGGGAAATAACATTTGAAGTTGAGGACTCTGTTCTGTTACTGAATGCTagacagagaacaagaaaaggagGAGTACTGGAATCTAAATATCGGAGACCACACAAAATTATGAGTGTTGAAGGTAAGAGAGTGAAATTACAAACCATCTCAGGGAAACAGTTAGGAACCATGTACAGTATTGCACACTTAAAACCAGTAAAAGAGCCAACATTAGCTGCTGAAAGCACATCAGAGGGAAAAACTGGAACTGAAACTGGAGTTGGTGACACTGAACCAGAAACACCCACGGAAGAGATTAGAGAAGTGGATGGCACTGTATCTCATGACAGCAAAGTGGAAAACATAGAGGTCACAGCAATAGAAAAAGAAGAATATATAGGGCAAGATGTGTCAAACAATGATACAAGTGATGCTGATGACAGTTTTGATGACATGCTTACAGAGGAAGTGGAAGACAAGCAATGGGTTCTGAAAG taaaATTGGTAATGaccagcaaacacacagagagactggACGCCAAAGTGAGAAACATAAAATTGTATGGCTCTTCATTTCATTGCCTGAAACCGAGAAGCTGGATAAGTGATGAG GTTATTGATGCATTTTTGAGCTGTGTAGTTGAGAAAGCAGATGGAAAG GTACAAGCCATCTCATCAGTAGTTTCCACTGTCATTCTCTCAGGCAGAGCTACACAAGCGAAAGTGAAG ATAGCCTTGATGAAAAAAAAGGAATTGTTAATAATTGACTTCTTGTGTGATGAGATCAGATATGAAAGAACATGCCTGAGTAATTGGAGGTGA